The following proteins come from a genomic window of Aquimarina sp. MAR_2010_214:
- a CDS encoding homogentisate 1,2-dioxygenase has protein sequence MPRYHSLGEIPHKRHITFDNPKGGLYQEELFGTAGFAGMSSLIYHLYPPTVVSEIKRGKDVTPKIAIDKNMKAMSFQGFSLPKGEEFLESRKILFVNNDLKIGLAAPATFSQDYFYRNSDADEMLFIHVGSGRLKTMYGTIPFKYGDYLIIPRGTTYQIDFDTETNRILFIESSSAIESPKRYRNNYGQFLEHSPFCERDFRLPQNLETHDEKGEFKIISKKQDVLWEYTYANHPFDVVGWDGFNYPFAFSIFDFEPITGRIHLPPPIHQQWEAAGFVVCSFVPRLYDYHPKAVPAPYHHSNIDSEELLYYVDGDFMSRNNIQKGQITLHPGGIPHGPHPGAIERSVGKKSTEELAVMIDPFNPIMITEEAMNLQVDDYYKSWKAK, from the coding sequence ATGCCTAGATATCATTCATTGGGAGAGATCCCTCATAAAAGACATATCACTTTTGATAACCCTAAAGGGGGGTTGTATCAAGAAGAATTATTTGGAACAGCAGGTTTTGCAGGGATGTCATCACTTATCTATCACCTGTATCCTCCTACAGTAGTTTCAGAAATTAAAAGAGGTAAAGACGTCACTCCAAAAATCGCAATCGATAAAAACATGAAAGCGATGAGTTTTCAGGGGTTTTCACTTCCGAAAGGAGAAGAATTTTTGGAAAGCAGAAAAATATTATTTGTAAATAATGATCTAAAAATAGGTCTGGCGGCTCCAGCAACATTCTCACAGGATTATTTTTATAGAAATAGTGATGCCGACGAAATGCTATTTATCCATGTTGGTTCGGGGAGATTAAAAACAATGTATGGTACTATTCCTTTTAAGTATGGAGATTATTTGATCATACCAAGAGGAACAACCTATCAAATAGATTTCGATACCGAAACCAATAGAATATTATTCATCGAATCATCAAGTGCAATAGAATCGCCTAAACGTTATAGAAATAATTACGGACAATTTTTAGAGCATTCTCCGTTTTGTGAACGTGATTTTAGATTACCACAAAATTTAGAAACACATGATGAAAAAGGAGAGTTTAAGATCATTTCTAAAAAACAAGACGTATTATGGGAATACACTTATGCTAATCATCCATTTGATGTAGTTGGTTGGGATGGATTTAATTACCCATTTGCTTTTTCAATCTTTGATTTCGAACCTATAACGGGACGTATACATCTGCCGCCGCCAATACATCAGCAATGGGAAGCCGCAGGATTTGTAGTATGCTCTTTTGTACCGCGATTATATGATTATCATCCTAAAGCAGTTCCTGCGCCTTATCATCATAGTAATATTGATTCTGAAGAGCTGCTGTATTATGTAGATGGCGATTTTATGAGCAGAAATAATATTCAAAAAGGTCAGATTACATTGCACCCGGGAGGTATTCCTCATGGTCCTCATCCAGGAGCAATAGAACGTAGTGTTGGAAAAAAATCAACAGAAGAACTAGCTGTTATGATAGATCCTTTTAATCCTATCATGATTACAGAAGAAGCAATGAATTTACAAGTAGATGATTATTATAAATCCTGGAAAGCCAAATAG
- a CDS encoding XRE family transcriptional regulator, with translation MEDYLIGIGKRLKEIRKSDKKTINEIATKAGVSNGLISRIENGRTIPSLPVLLNIITALDIEIPAFFNGVPSQTNFTFLVTRASEYSVIQKEDDAIGFSYKYIFGKQLSSIGFEAVFLEIQPGSERNKVETDAYEFKYILTGECHYIIGEEEVLLKEGDSIFFDGRIPHVPVNRGKTPSKMIVLYFFLDKEN, from the coding sequence ATGGAAGATTATTTAATAGGTATTGGTAAACGTCTAAAAGAGATTCGCAAAAGCGATAAAAAAACCATTAATGAAATCGCTACTAAAGCAGGGGTTAGCAATGGGCTTATTTCCCGAATTGAAAATGGAAGAACCATACCTTCTTTACCTGTTTTATTAAATATCATTACTGCACTCGACATAGAGATTCCTGCTTTTTTTAATGGGGTGCCTAGTCAAACTAATTTTACATTTTTAGTCACCAGAGCTTCTGAGTATAGTGTCATTCAAAAAGAGGATGATGCTATTGGGTTTAGCTACAAATACATTTTTGGTAAACAACTTTCCTCTATTGGTTTTGAAGCTGTCTTTTTGGAAATACAACCGGGATCTGAACGCAACAAAGTTGAGACAGATGCTTATGAGTTTAAATATATCTTAACCGGAGAGTGCCATTATATTATTGGAGAAGAGGAAGTTCTTTTGAAAGAAGGGGATTCAATTTTCTTTGACGGGCGGATTCCTCACGTGCCTGTTAATCGTGGAAAAACACCTTCTAAAATGATTGTTTTATATTTCTTTTTAGACAAGGAAAACTAA
- a CDS encoding phosphonatase-like hydrolase, whose amino-acid sequence MNKKIELAVFDMAGTTVNEDNIVYKTVQQVVNDEGYNVSLNEVLEYGAGKEKHQAIVDILTSVTSCEEVKSTAKRAFSNFRPILKKLYQEVEVVAFDRVEELFDVLKNNEIKIVLNTGYDSKTANQLIKKIGWKKEKHFDALLTSDDVTNGRPHKEMICKAMQMFDITDTSKVLKAGDSAIDIEEGKNADCGITVGVLTGAQNREQLEKAKPDYIVNELIELINIIFY is encoded by the coding sequence ATGAATAAAAAAATTGAACTGGCTGTTTTTGATATGGCAGGAACCACAGTAAATGAAGATAATATAGTGTATAAAACTGTACAGCAGGTTGTTAATGACGAAGGGTATAATGTAAGTCTGAATGAGGTACTTGAATATGGTGCAGGTAAAGAAAAACACCAGGCAATAGTTGATATTTTGACTAGTGTGACTTCTTGTGAAGAAGTAAAAAGTACAGCAAAAAGAGCATTTTCTAATTTTAGACCGATTCTAAAAAAACTATACCAAGAGGTAGAGGTTGTGGCTTTTGACAGGGTTGAAGAATTATTTGATGTATTGAAAAACAATGAGATAAAAATAGTCCTCAATACGGGATATGATTCAAAAACAGCAAATCAACTGATCAAAAAAATAGGTTGGAAAAAAGAGAAGCATTTTGATGCATTACTTACATCAGATGATGTAACCAATGGTCGACCACACAAAGAAATGATTTGTAAGGCAATGCAAATGTTTGATATTACAGATACTTCTAAGGTGTTAAAAGCTGGAGATTCTGCGATTGATATTGAAGAAGGTAAAAATGCTGATTGCGGAATTACAGTTGGTGTTTTAACCGGAGCGCAAAATAGAGAACAACTAGAAAAAGCGAAACCAGATTATATTGTAAATGAGTTAATAGAGTTGATCAATATTATATTTTATTAG